One Lycium barbarum isolate Lr01 chromosome 5, ASM1917538v2, whole genome shotgun sequence genomic window carries:
- the LOC132640895 gene encoding respiratory burst oxidase homolog protein E-like isoform X2, giving the protein MKLMSFLRSSPSSSKRSNYSRHFDDMPEAETSSEHVGGAVLPIFLNNLQRNNDHEDLVEVTLELDDNSLVLCSVKPSPDHNNTKISAEKEENSLSGLLSRFPWMRSPQRDDQMTTNLSTREEMKSRLELVRNKSSAQRALGGLRFISKTTKASETKKDLWGKVESRFNALAKDGLLAREDFGECIGMADTKEFAVGVFDALVRRRRQNMAKISKTELHEFWLQISDQSFHARLQIFFDMADSNGDGRITKEEVQELISLSASANSLTRLKESAAEYASLIIEELDPEGLGYIELWQLETLLLQRDNYMSYSRPLSTTSVNRSPNLGTSKANIIKKASSALKCLVLENWHRGFILLLWLLAMIGLFTWKFMEYRQMAAFQVMGYCLATAKGAAETLKFNMALILLPVCRNILTRLRSTRARILIPFDDNINFHKIIAHAIAVGIILHAANHLACDFPHLVNSSPEKFALIASDFDKLKPSYRSLLTGVEGITGISMVILMTIAFILATRRFRRSILKLPPPLNRLTGFNAFWYSHHLLALVYILLLLHGTFLFFVHKWYQKTTWMYISVPLILYIAERSLRTWRSEDYAVKILKVSVLPGDVLSLIMSKPAGFKYKSGQYIFLQCPTISSFEWHPFSITSAPGDDYLSVYIRIVGDWTKELKRVFTEDQSPACVVGRAKFEEHENVDQRGLPRLLVDGPYGAPAQDYQNYDILLLVGLGIGATPFISILKDLLNNTRAHENDSNTETSASDDSWTSFVSSSTASSVNKKSQRTRIAHFYWVTREPGSLEWFKGVMNEVAEMDHKGQVEMHNYLTSVYEEGDARSALITLVQALNHAKHGVDILSGTRVRTHFARPKWIEVFKRIAMKHPYSTVGVFFCGMPALAKELKKLSQELTSKTSTRFEFHKEYF; this is encoded by the exons ATGAAGCTGATGTCATTTTTGAGGTCATCTCCTAGCAGCTCAAAGCGCTCCAATTATAGCCGGCACTTTGATGACATGCCGGAGGCAGAAACATCATCGGAGCATGTTGGTGGTGCAGTGTTGCCGATTTTCCTCAACAATTTACAGAGAAACAACGATCACGAAGACTTGGTTGAGGTCACCCTAGAACTGGATGATAATTCCTTAGTTTTGTGTAGCGTAAAACCAAGTCCAGACCACAACAACACCAAAATTTCTgctgaaaaagaagaaaattctcTCAGTGGACTTCTGTCAAGATTCCCGTGGATGAGATCACCACAAAGGGATGATCAGATGACGACTAATTTATCAACACGGGAGGAGATGAAATCAAGATTGGAGCTGGTGAGGAATAAATCGAGTGCTCAGAGAGCGCTTGGAGGGTTGAGATTCATAAGTAAGACCACTAAAGCATCTGAAACTAAGAAAGATCTTTGGGGAAAAGTTGAGAGTCGCTTCAATGCTTTGGCAAAGGATGGTTTGCTCGCTAGAGAAGATTTCGGTGAATGCATTG GAATGGCAGATACAAAAGAGTTTGCCGTGGGAGTATTTGATGCATTGGTACGAAGACGACGACAAAACATGGCAAAGATAAGCAAAACAGAGCTACACGAATTCTGGTTGCAGATTTCTGACCAAAGCTTTCATGCCAGACTTCAGATTTTCTTTGACAT GGCTGATAGCAATGGAGATGGAAGAATCACGAAAGAAGAAGTTCAAGAG CTGATATCGCTGAGCGCTTCAGCAAATAGTCTCACCAGATTGAAGGAAAGTGCAGCAGAGTATGCTTCTTTGATAATTGAGGAATTAGACCCAGAAGGTCTTGGGTACATTGAG TTATGGCAGTTGGAAACACTTCTTCTACAAAGGGACAATTACATGAGCTACAGTAGGCCTTTAAGCACAACGAGTGTCAATCGGAGTCCAAACTTAGGAACCAGCAAGGCCAACATAATAAAGAAAGCAAGCTCTGCCCTCAAATGCCTTGTCTTAGAGAACTGGCATAGAGGCTTTATTCTGCTGCTATGGTTGTTGGCTATGATTGGACTTTTCACTTGGAAATTCATGGAGTATAGGCAAATGGCAGCATTTCAAGTAATGGGTTACTGTTTAGCTACAGCTAAAGGGGCTGCAGAGACGCTCAAGTTTAACATGGCACTAATCCTTTTACCAGTTTGTCGAAACATATTAACTAGGTTACGTTCAACAAGAGCCAGGATACTTATTCCATTTGATGACAATATCAATTTTCACAAG ATTATTGCACATGCCATAGCTGTTGGCATAATACTTCATGCAGCCAACCATTTAGCATGTGATTTTCCCCATCTGGTTAACTCATCGCCAGAAAAATTTGCACTCATAGCTTCTGATTTTGACAAGTTGAAGCCAAGTTACAGAAGTCTTTTGACTGGTGTTGAGGGCATCACTGGTATTTCTATGGTAATTTTAATGACCATAGCCTTCATACTGGCAACACGACGCTTCAGGAGGAGCATACTGAAGTTGCCACCTCCTCTGAACCGATTGACAGGCTTTAACGCATTTTGGTATTCTCATCACCTTCTGGCATTGGTCTATATATTGCTACTACTACATGGAACATTCCTATTCTTTGTCCACAAATGGTATCAGAAAACG ACATGGATGTACATCTCCGTTCCCTTAATCCTCTACATTGCAGAGAGGAGTTTGAGAACATGGCGTTCAGAAGACTATGCAGTTAAGATCTTGAAG GTTTCTGTACTTCCAGGAGATGTCTTGAGCTTGATCATGTCAAAACCAGCTGGCTTCAAATACAAGAGCGGGCAGTATATATTCCTGCAGTGCCCAACAATATCCTCGTTTGAGTG GCATCCATTTTCTATAACATCAGCACCAGGAGATGACTACCTCAGTGTTTACATCCGGATTGTAGGTGACTGGACAAAGGAACTTAAGAGGGTATTCACAGAGGATCAGAGTCCAGCATGTGTAGTTGGCCGAGCAAAGTTTGAAGAACATGAAAATGTTGATCAAAGAGG TTTACCTCGATTGCTAGTTGATGGACCATATGGTGCTCCAGCACAGGACTATCAAAATTATGATATCTTGCTTCTTGTAGGACTTGGTATTGGAGCTACACCTTTTATAAGTATCCTAAAGGATCTATTGAACAATACAAGAGCACATGAAAAC GATTCGAATACTGAGACCAGTGCATCAGATGATAGCTGGACAAGTTTTGTTTCTTCAAGCACAGCATCAAGTGTAAACAAGAAATCACAAAGGACAAGAATTGCACATTTTTATTGGGTTACCAGAGAACCTGGATCCTTAGAGTGGTTCAAAGGAGTGATGAATGAAGTTGCAGAGATGGATCACAAG GGTCAGGTAGAGATGCATAATTATCTCACGAGTGTTTACGAAGAGGGTGATGCCAGATCAGCTCTCATCACCCTGGTCCAGGCACTTAATCATGCAAAACATGGCGTTGACATCCTGTCTGGCACTAGG GTAAGGACACATTTTGCGCGGCCCAAATGGATTGAAGTTTTCAAGAGAATAGCTATGAAACATCCCTATTCAACAGTAG GAGTCTTCTTCTGCGGGATGCCTGCCTTGGCAAAGGAGTTGAAGAAGTTATCACAAGAATTAACTTCCAAGACATCCACGCGTTTCGAATTCCACAAGGAGTACTTCTGA
- the LOC132640895 gene encoding respiratory burst oxidase homolog protein E-like isoform X1, producing the protein MKLMSFLRSSPSSSKRSNYSRHFDDMPEAETSSEHVGGAVLPIFLNNLQRNNDHEDLVEVTLELDDNSLVLCSVKPSPDHNNTKISAEKEENSLSGLLSRFPWMRSPQRDDQMTTNLSTREEMKSRLELVRNKSSAQRALGGLRFISKTTKASETKKDLWGKVESRFNALAKDGLLAREDFGECIGMADTKEFAVGVFDALVRRRRQNMAKISKTELHEFWLQISDQSFHARLQIFFDMADSNGDGRITKEEVQELISLSASANSLTRLKESAAEYASLIIEELDPEGLGYIELWQLETLLLQRDNYMSYSRPLSTTSVNRSPNLGTSKANIIKKASSALKCLVLENWHRGFILLLWLLAMIGLFTWKFMEYRQMAAFQVMGYCLATAKGAAETLKFNMALILLPVCRNILTRLRSTRARILIPFDDNINFHKIIAHAIAVGIILHAANHLACDFPHLVNSSPEKFALIASDFDKLKPSYRSLLTGVEGITGISMVILMTIAFILATRRFRRSILKLPPPLNRLTGFNAFWYSHHLLALVYILLLLHGTFLFFVHKWYQKTTWMYISVPLILYIAERSLRTWRSEDYAVKILKVSVLPGDVLSLIMSKPAGFKYKSGQYIFLQCPTISSFEWHPFSITSAPGDDYLSVYIRIVGDWTKELKRVFTEDQSPACVVGRAKFEEHENVDQRGLPRLLVDGPYGAPAQDYQNYDILLLVGLGIGATPFISILKDLLNNTRAHENVDSNTETSASDDSWTSFVSSSTASSVNKKSQRTRIAHFYWVTREPGSLEWFKGVMNEVAEMDHKGQVEMHNYLTSVYEEGDARSALITLVQALNHAKHGVDILSGTRVRTHFARPKWIEVFKRIAMKHPYSTVGVFFCGMPALAKELKKLSQELTSKTSTRFEFHKEYF; encoded by the exons ATGAAGCTGATGTCATTTTTGAGGTCATCTCCTAGCAGCTCAAAGCGCTCCAATTATAGCCGGCACTTTGATGACATGCCGGAGGCAGAAACATCATCGGAGCATGTTGGTGGTGCAGTGTTGCCGATTTTCCTCAACAATTTACAGAGAAACAACGATCACGAAGACTTGGTTGAGGTCACCCTAGAACTGGATGATAATTCCTTAGTTTTGTGTAGCGTAAAACCAAGTCCAGACCACAACAACACCAAAATTTCTgctgaaaaagaagaaaattctcTCAGTGGACTTCTGTCAAGATTCCCGTGGATGAGATCACCACAAAGGGATGATCAGATGACGACTAATTTATCAACACGGGAGGAGATGAAATCAAGATTGGAGCTGGTGAGGAATAAATCGAGTGCTCAGAGAGCGCTTGGAGGGTTGAGATTCATAAGTAAGACCACTAAAGCATCTGAAACTAAGAAAGATCTTTGGGGAAAAGTTGAGAGTCGCTTCAATGCTTTGGCAAAGGATGGTTTGCTCGCTAGAGAAGATTTCGGTGAATGCATTG GAATGGCAGATACAAAAGAGTTTGCCGTGGGAGTATTTGATGCATTGGTACGAAGACGACGACAAAACATGGCAAAGATAAGCAAAACAGAGCTACACGAATTCTGGTTGCAGATTTCTGACCAAAGCTTTCATGCCAGACTTCAGATTTTCTTTGACAT GGCTGATAGCAATGGAGATGGAAGAATCACGAAAGAAGAAGTTCAAGAG CTGATATCGCTGAGCGCTTCAGCAAATAGTCTCACCAGATTGAAGGAAAGTGCAGCAGAGTATGCTTCTTTGATAATTGAGGAATTAGACCCAGAAGGTCTTGGGTACATTGAG TTATGGCAGTTGGAAACACTTCTTCTACAAAGGGACAATTACATGAGCTACAGTAGGCCTTTAAGCACAACGAGTGTCAATCGGAGTCCAAACTTAGGAACCAGCAAGGCCAACATAATAAAGAAAGCAAGCTCTGCCCTCAAATGCCTTGTCTTAGAGAACTGGCATAGAGGCTTTATTCTGCTGCTATGGTTGTTGGCTATGATTGGACTTTTCACTTGGAAATTCATGGAGTATAGGCAAATGGCAGCATTTCAAGTAATGGGTTACTGTTTAGCTACAGCTAAAGGGGCTGCAGAGACGCTCAAGTTTAACATGGCACTAATCCTTTTACCAGTTTGTCGAAACATATTAACTAGGTTACGTTCAACAAGAGCCAGGATACTTATTCCATTTGATGACAATATCAATTTTCACAAG ATTATTGCACATGCCATAGCTGTTGGCATAATACTTCATGCAGCCAACCATTTAGCATGTGATTTTCCCCATCTGGTTAACTCATCGCCAGAAAAATTTGCACTCATAGCTTCTGATTTTGACAAGTTGAAGCCAAGTTACAGAAGTCTTTTGACTGGTGTTGAGGGCATCACTGGTATTTCTATGGTAATTTTAATGACCATAGCCTTCATACTGGCAACACGACGCTTCAGGAGGAGCATACTGAAGTTGCCACCTCCTCTGAACCGATTGACAGGCTTTAACGCATTTTGGTATTCTCATCACCTTCTGGCATTGGTCTATATATTGCTACTACTACATGGAACATTCCTATTCTTTGTCCACAAATGGTATCAGAAAACG ACATGGATGTACATCTCCGTTCCCTTAATCCTCTACATTGCAGAGAGGAGTTTGAGAACATGGCGTTCAGAAGACTATGCAGTTAAGATCTTGAAG GTTTCTGTACTTCCAGGAGATGTCTTGAGCTTGATCATGTCAAAACCAGCTGGCTTCAAATACAAGAGCGGGCAGTATATATTCCTGCAGTGCCCAACAATATCCTCGTTTGAGTG GCATCCATTTTCTATAACATCAGCACCAGGAGATGACTACCTCAGTGTTTACATCCGGATTGTAGGTGACTGGACAAAGGAACTTAAGAGGGTATTCACAGAGGATCAGAGTCCAGCATGTGTAGTTGGCCGAGCAAAGTTTGAAGAACATGAAAATGTTGATCAAAGAGG TTTACCTCGATTGCTAGTTGATGGACCATATGGTGCTCCAGCACAGGACTATCAAAATTATGATATCTTGCTTCTTGTAGGACTTGGTATTGGAGCTACACCTTTTATAAGTATCCTAAAGGATCTATTGAACAATACAAGAGCACATGAAAACGTG GATTCGAATACTGAGACCAGTGCATCAGATGATAGCTGGACAAGTTTTGTTTCTTCAAGCACAGCATCAAGTGTAAACAAGAAATCACAAAGGACAAGAATTGCACATTTTTATTGGGTTACCAGAGAACCTGGATCCTTAGAGTGGTTCAAAGGAGTGATGAATGAAGTTGCAGAGATGGATCACAAG GGTCAGGTAGAGATGCATAATTATCTCACGAGTGTTTACGAAGAGGGTGATGCCAGATCAGCTCTCATCACCCTGGTCCAGGCACTTAATCATGCAAAACATGGCGTTGACATCCTGTCTGGCACTAGG GTAAGGACACATTTTGCGCGGCCCAAATGGATTGAAGTTTTCAAGAGAATAGCTATGAAACATCCCTATTCAACAGTAG GAGTCTTCTTCTGCGGGATGCCTGCCTTGGCAAAGGAGTTGAAGAAGTTATCACAAGAATTAACTTCCAAGACATCCACGCGTTTCGAATTCCACAAGGAGTACTTCTGA